The proteins below come from a single Arthrobacter sp. zg-Y1171 genomic window:
- the fliN gene encoding flagellar motor switch protein FliN — protein sequence MSSPHSLHADAVSALVRGLPTPLVLEPIPHNGAGVPASHTATAVTASFVGTESADLALVLDSSSPLADVAGTDSALVSAADVLRPSLEAASATLGVGVLGEARTEDAAALFADPDSVVFELRSPEGTAGWFAIRLRDTPGTSGGHNDPSIVGKMGRINNIEMALTVEIGHTRMSVRDVLNLEPGRVVELDRSAGAPADILLNGRLIANGEVVVIDQDYAVRITKILDVVEGLN from the coding sequence ATGTCCAGCCCCCACAGCCTGCACGCCGACGCCGTTTCCGCCCTGGTGCGCGGCCTGCCCACCCCCCTTGTCCTGGAACCGATCCCGCATAACGGGGCGGGAGTACCGGCGTCGCACACCGCGACGGCGGTCACCGCTTCCTTCGTGGGCACCGAATCGGCGGACCTGGCCCTGGTCCTGGACAGTTCCTCGCCGCTGGCCGATGTCGCCGGCACCGACTCCGCGCTCGTTTCGGCCGCGGACGTACTGCGTCCCTCGCTCGAAGCAGCGAGTGCCACCCTGGGCGTCGGCGTGCTCGGCGAAGCCCGCACCGAGGATGCCGCCGCACTCTTTGCCGATCCGGACAGCGTCGTCTTCGAACTGCGCTCCCCTGAGGGCACCGCCGGGTGGTTCGCCATCCGCCTGCGGGACACCCCCGGCACCTCCGGCGGCCACAACGACCCCTCGATCGTCGGCAAGATGGGCCGCATCAACAACATCGAGATGGCACTGACCGTGGAAATCGGGCACACCCGCATGTCCGTCCGCGACGTCCTGAACCTCGAACCCGGCCGGGTGGTGGAGCTGGACCGGTCCGCCGGTGCCCCCGCGGACATCCTGCTGAACGGCCGGCTCATCGCCAACGGCGAAGTTGTGGTTATTGACCAGGATTACGCCGTGCGGATCACCAAAATCCTGGACGTGGTCGAGGGGCTCAATTAG
- the fliQ gene encoding flagellar biosynthesis protein FliQ, with translation MDTNAVLDIAMQGLWVAAKLSAPVLITALVVGFGISLLQSITQIQEVTLSFVPKALAVALALLVCGHWMISEIVSFTHEMFQRIPSLLGGG, from the coding sequence GTGGATACAAACGCGGTCCTGGACATCGCCATGCAGGGACTCTGGGTTGCGGCCAAGCTGTCGGCCCCGGTGCTGATCACCGCGCTCGTCGTCGGGTTCGGCATCTCGCTGCTGCAGTCCATCACCCAGATCCAGGAAGTCACGCTTTCGTTCGTGCCCAAGGCCCTTGCCGTGGCCCTCGCCCTGCTCGTGTGCGGACACTGGATGATTTCGGAAATCGTGTCCTTCACCCACGAGATGTTCCAGAGGATCCCGTCCCTGCTCGGCGGCGGCTAG
- the fliO gene encoding flagellar biosynthetic protein FliO, which yields METLFLGLRVLVSLGAVLGLLWFLQRRFSRTLGSAGANQPAVRVVSRQPLSPKASLVVVETDGQRLLLGVAEGSVNLLHTTEVPPESEQVPATGFAASLEAAQQSSGSSPEGGHAADPYSGLPPRRAARGAHALPSAHPVPAKSALAGSILAPETWRQAGAALGRGRKR from the coding sequence GTGGAAACCCTGTTTCTGGGACTCCGTGTCCTGGTTTCACTGGGCGCCGTGCTCGGACTCCTGTGGTTCCTGCAGCGCCGCTTTAGCCGCACCCTCGGTTCTGCCGGTGCGAACCAGCCCGCCGTGCGCGTGGTCAGCCGCCAGCCGCTGAGCCCCAAGGCCTCCCTGGTAGTGGTGGAAACCGACGGACAGCGGCTCCTGCTCGGGGTGGCCGAAGGTTCGGTAAACCTGCTGCACACCACAGAGGTTCCCCCGGAATCCGAACAGGTGCCCGCAACCGGATTTGCCGCGTCGCTGGAAGCCGCCCAGCAGTCCTCCGGGTCCTCTCCGGAGGGCGGCCATGCCGCCGACCCCTACTCCGGCCTGCCCCCGCGCCGCGCCGCGCGAGGGGCACATGCCCTTCCCTCCGCACACCCGGTGCCCGCCAAATCGGCGCTGGCCGGATCCATCCTGGCCCCCGAAACCTGGCGCCAGGCCGGCGCGGCCCTGGGCCGGGGACGTAAACGGTGA
- the fliP gene encoding flagellar type III secretion system pore protein FliP (The bacterial flagellar biogenesis protein FliP forms a type III secretion system (T3SS)-type pore required for flagellar assembly.) yields MSAAVDVRRARHALTLAAALFFAVAALLLLGAAAGHATTFDPAAPVAPTDPSAPTEPDDGGGLSIDINGQDGGPSTAVTTLIGITLLSVAPSLLLMLSSFTKIFVVLAMTRNALSLPSIPPNQVLAGLALFLSLFIMAPVISEINTIAVQPYLNGELNFDAALDTGSGPLQQFMLAHTREEDIALMTRAAGQENPESPESVPLTTLIPAFMISELRAAFIIGFVIFVPFLVIDLVVSAALMSMGMMMLPPVMISLPFKILLFILVDGWGLIITSLVNSYQGGT; encoded by the coding sequence GTGAGCGCCGCCGTCGACGTGCGCAGGGCACGGCACGCGCTTACCCTGGCCGCTGCCCTGTTCTTCGCCGTGGCCGCCCTGCTCCTGCTCGGGGCCGCAGCAGGGCACGCCACCACTTTCGATCCCGCCGCGCCCGTTGCGCCTACCGACCCCAGCGCTCCCACGGAGCCGGACGACGGCGGCGGGCTGAGCATCGATATCAATGGCCAGGACGGCGGGCCCTCCACGGCCGTGACCACACTCATCGGCATCACCCTGCTTTCGGTGGCGCCGTCATTGCTGCTGATGCTCAGCTCCTTCACGAAGATCTTCGTGGTGCTGGCCATGACCCGCAACGCCCTGTCGCTGCCTTCAATCCCGCCCAACCAGGTCCTGGCCGGGCTGGCACTGTTCCTCTCGCTTTTCATCATGGCGCCCGTCATCAGCGAAATTAACACGATCGCCGTGCAGCCCTACCTCAACGGCGAGCTCAACTTCGATGCCGCCCTCGACACCGGGTCCGGGCCGCTGCAGCAGTTCATGCTCGCCCACACCCGGGAAGAGGACATCGCACTGATGACCCGCGCGGCCGGGCAGGAGAACCCCGAAAGCCCCGAGTCCGTTCCGCTGACCACCCTGATCCCGGCGTTCATGATCTCGGAGCTGCGGGCGGCGTTCATCATCGGGTTCGTGATTTTCGTGCCGTTCCTCGTCATCGACCTGGTGGTGTCCGCAGCACTGATGTCCATGGGCATGATGATGCTCCCGCCGGTGATGATCTCGCTGCCGTTCAAGATCCTGCTGTTCATCCTCGTGGACGGCTGGGGACTGATCATTACGTCCTTGGTCAACAGTTACCAGGGCGGCACCTAG